The Candidatus Methylacidiphilales bacterium genome window below encodes:
- a CDS encoding TlyA family RNA methyltransferase yields MGARLDTELVARGLARSRALARESVESGKVQVNGVTCLRPAHKVVASDVIETTARVRFVSRGGVKLQAALDRFEIPVQGLRCLDVGASTGGFTDCLLQAGAAQVVSVDVGHGQFDPALRADPRVVVYEKINIRETPPAPWTGTFGLIVVDVSFISLGLVLPSLWPWAGPDAGVVLLVKPQFECGRAAIGKGGVVRDPQLRWQAVEGVQAWVNAQPGWKIFGVEPSPITGGDGNEEFLLVAGRGAFQAVVSGLVSPPATDKVRG; encoded by the coding sequence ATGGGAGCGCGTCTGGATACCGAGTTGGTGGCGCGCGGTCTGGCCCGCAGCAGGGCCCTGGCCCGTGAGTCGGTGGAATCGGGCAAGGTCCAGGTGAACGGGGTGACCTGCCTGCGTCCCGCACACAAGGTGGTGGCATCGGATGTCATCGAGACGACCGCGCGGGTGCGCTTCGTCAGCCGGGGTGGGGTCAAGCTTCAGGCCGCACTGGACCGTTTTGAAATCCCGGTCCAGGGACTGCGATGTCTGGATGTGGGGGCGTCCACGGGCGGATTCACCGACTGTCTGCTGCAAGCCGGGGCGGCGCAGGTGGTATCCGTGGATGTCGGACATGGTCAGTTCGATCCGGCTCTCCGCGCCGACCCCCGGGTGGTGGTCTATGAGAAAATCAACATCCGCGAGACCCCACCGGCCCCATGGACCGGCACCTTCGGGTTGATCGTGGTGGATGTTTCCTTCATTTCCCTGGGTTTGGTTTTGCCGTCGCTGTGGCCATGGGCCGGACCTGATGCCGGGGTGGTTTTGTTGGTCAAACCGCAATTCGAGTGCGGACGGGCGGCGATTGGCAAGGGCGGGGTGGTGCGCGACCCGCAACTGCGCTGGCAGGCGGTGGAGGGTGTGCAAGCGTGGGTCAACGCGCAACCCGGCTGGAAAATCTTCGGGGTCGAGCCTTCGCCGATCACCGGGGGCGACGGGAATGAGGAATTTTTGCTGGTGGCCGGAAGGGGCGCCTTCCAAGCGGTCGTTTCTGGGCTGGTATCGCCGCCCGCCACGGATAAGGTGCGTGGATGA
- a CDS encoding NAD(+)/NADH kinase: MSLHPVHRVAVMVNPAKSGARTVATRLKRLFRRLGVESRWGEAVEEGAVSRETPFTQAGDDLLVAVGGDGTLLQAARRSRGSGVPLLGINAGSLGFLTSIASRSVVTDMSRVLAGDYQISRRMTLAVKVIRGGKTFSRGWALNEAVIFRGHHAHMIRLDVEVSGRLLSDYMCDGLLLATPTGSTAYSLSAGGPVVSPTASVMVITPVCAHALTNRPVILDARDDVRVRVPARSPALVLSLDGTRCLDLVSGDEVEIRRDPNPVPLVHLAGNDFYTVLRRKLGWSGSSV, translated from the coding sequence ATGAGTCTACATCCGGTGCATCGTGTGGCCGTGATGGTCAACCCGGCGAAATCGGGGGCGCGAACCGTGGCCACTCGGTTGAAACGGCTTTTCCGGCGACTGGGTGTTGAGAGCCGCTGGGGCGAGGCGGTCGAGGAAGGGGCGGTGTCGCGCGAGACCCCGTTCACCCAGGCGGGCGACGATCTGTTGGTGGCAGTGGGTGGGGACGGCACACTGCTCCAGGCCGCGCGTCGAAGCCGGGGCTCGGGGGTGCCGCTTTTGGGAATCAATGCGGGTTCGCTGGGTTTCCTCACTTCAATTGCCAGCCGATCGGTCGTCACCGACATGTCCCGCGTCCTGGCGGGGGATTACCAAATCAGCCGCCGCATGACCCTGGCGGTGAAAGTCATCCGGGGAGGAAAGACCTTTTCGCGCGGCTGGGCCTTGAACGAGGCGGTGATTTTCCGGGGTCACCACGCTCATATGATCCGGCTGGATGTGGAAGTCAGCGGTCGCCTGCTGAGCGATTATATGTGCGACGGATTGTTGCTGGCGACGCCGACGGGATCAACGGCTTACTCGCTCTCGGCTGGAGGTCCGGTGGTCAGTCCGACAGCATCCGTGATGGTCATCACCCCGGTATGTGCACACGCATTGACGAACCGGCCGGTCATCCTGGATGCCCGCGATGACGTCCGGGTGCGGGTGCCGGCCCGGTCCCCGGCTCTGGTGTTGAGTCTGGATGGTACCAGGTGTCTGGATCTGGTTTCCGGGGATGAAGTGGAGATCCGGCGAGATCCGAACCCGGTGCCTTTGGTGCATCTGGCCGGGAATGATTTCTATACAGTGCTTCGCCGGAAACTGGGTTGGAGCGGGAGCAGCGTATGA
- a CDS encoding PTS sugar transporter subunit IIA yields MSKRISDTLKPYLVALNLKETSHQAALREMTEMTRGQADMLDVDGFFKELMLREKQESTCLGNEIAFPHARTDHVKNLVILAGRSLEGVKFENGEQTARLIFIIGTPKRMVTDYLATVGALARLLKEENLRHKLLAAKSGEEFIAHVAEAESRL; encoded by the coding sequence ATGTCCAAGAGAATTTCCGATACCTTGAAGCCCTACCTGGTGGCCCTCAACCTCAAGGAGACCTCGCACCAGGCCGCCCTGCGTGAAATGACGGAGATGACCCGGGGCCAGGCCGACATGCTCGACGTGGACGGGTTCTTCAAGGAACTCATGCTGCGGGAGAAACAGGAATCCACCTGCCTGGGCAACGAGATCGCTTTCCCCCATGCCCGCACCGACCATGTGAAAAACCTGGTCATCCTGGCCGGCCGCAGCCTCGAGGGCGTGAAGTTTGAAAACGGCGAACAAACCGCGCGTTTGATTTTCATCATCGGCACGCCCAAGCGGATGGTGACCGATTATCTGGCGACTGTCGGGGCCCTGGCCCGCCTGCTCAAGGAGGAAAACCTCCGGCACAAATTACTGGCGGCAAAGTCAGGTGAGGAATTCATTGCCCATGTCGCCGAGGCCGAGTCCCGGCTCTGA